The following nucleotide sequence is from Pirellulales bacterium.
CGGCCACAGCGCCCCAAACGCCGGCGTCAGCGCCACCGCCAGCGAGCGCGCCGCCGAACACTCCGCAGGCGGAGGAAAACCGCTCGCGGCCGCCTGTCTTGCCGCAGGTACGGCTGACCGGTTCGGCCGATCTCAGCCAGGCGACGGTCGACGCGGCGGACGGTCAGAACTGGACTATCTTCCGCGGCACGCCGCGCGGCACCGGGGTGTCGAGCGCCAAGCTCCCCGAGAAACTCGAATTGCTCTGGAAGCGCACCTTCGAGAACGGCGGCTTCGAGAGCACCCCGGCCATTGTCGACGGTGTCGTCTACGTCGGCTCGTACGACGGCAATTTCTACGCGCTCGATCTGGCAACCGGCGCGGATCGTTGGAAATTTTTCAGCGAGCTTGGTTTCAATGCCCCGGCCGCGGTTCGCGACGGCATTGTTTACACCGGCGACACCGAGGGGCGCTTCTATGCCCTGGCGGCCGCGACGGGACAACCGGCTTGGAAGGCGCCCTTGCAAACGGGCGCCGAGATCAACGCCGGCGCAAACTTCTGGCGCGACAAGGTGTTGATCGGCTCACAGGACGCGAGCCTGTATTGTCTCGACGCCCAATCGGGCGAGCAGGCCTGGAAGTTCACCACCGGCGACATGATTCAATGCTCGCCGACCGTGGTTGAAGATCGCGCGTTCGTGGCCGGTTGCGACAGCAAGCTCCACATCGTCGATCTCACGACCGGTCAAGAGTCGGCGGCCGTCGACATTCTCGCCCCCACCGGTTGCACCGCGGCGGTCCTGGGCGACGTGGCGATCTTCGGCACCCAGGGCGAGACGGTGTACTGCGTCAATTGGCGCAAGGCCGAAGCGATTTGGACGTGGCGCCACCCGAAGCGCAACTTCCCCTTCCACGGCTCGGCAGCTCTGACGCCGACGATCGCCGTCCTTGGGGGCCGCGACAAAATGATCCACGGACTCGACCCCGCCACAGGCCACGAACTCTGGTCAGTCAATACGCGCGGGCGCATCGACGGCTCGCCCGTCCTGGTCGGCGATCGTGCGTTGATCGGCTCGGCCGATGGACGACTCTATGCGGTCGATGTGACCAAGGGCGAAGTGGTCTGGGACTACGACGCCGGCGCGGGTTTCACCGGCTCGCCTGCCGTGGTCGACGGGCACCTGGTGATCGGCACCGACTCGGGCGATTTGCTCTGCTTCGGAGCGAAGCCCTGACCGCCGCTGGACACACGCGCCGCTTCGGTCGCACGCGCTGCTAGAATACAGCGAGTTGCTCCCCCGCCCGACGATCCCCACCTGGTGCGTGTACGCATGGCTACCGAGACTGCGCGGACTGAAGTCGGCAGCTACTTCGTCAGCAATTACCCGCCGTTTTC
It contains:
- a CDS encoding PQQ-binding-like beta-propeller repeat protein, producing MGCGRPAADSSAATAAAAPSAPAPATAPQTPASAPPPASAPPNTPQAEENRSRPPVLPQVRLTGSADLSQATVDAADGQNWTIFRGTPRGTGVSSAKLPEKLELLWKRTFENGGFESTPAIVDGVVYVGSYDGNFYALDLATGADRWKFFSELGFNAPAAVRDGIVYTGDTEGRFYALAAATGQPAWKAPLQTGAEINAGANFWRDKVLIGSQDASLYCLDAQSGEQAWKFTTGDMIQCSPTVVEDRAFVAGCDSKLHIVDLTTGQESAAVDILAPTGCTAAVLGDVAIFGTQGETVYCVNWRKAEAIWTWRHPKRNFPFHGSAALTPTIAVLGGRDKMIHGLDPATGHELWSVNTRGRIDGSPVLVGDRALIGSADGRLYAVDVTKGEVVWDYDAGAGFTGSPAVVDGHLVIGTDSGDLLCFGAKP